A genomic window from Variovorax paradoxus includes:
- a CDS encoding tetratricopeptide repeat protein: MQEPTQDDWFLAANDAWDAGAHKKALSLFLKAAAAGETHALNSVGYFLDHGIGVKKNPAAARDWYRKAAKAGDVAGCANLAICYRDEGNFRWARFWFEKAYAQGDGDAALELGRLFLWEGPNQNRHKVVDYLGKAVASQSITPNGRTEAGALLKSLGLIK, encoded by the coding sequence ATGCAAGAACCTACCCAGGACGACTGGTTCCTTGCGGCCAACGACGCATGGGACGCTGGCGCGCACAAGAAGGCCCTCTCGCTGTTCCTCAAGGCCGCGGCCGCGGGCGAGACCCACGCGCTCAACAGCGTCGGCTATTTCCTCGACCACGGCATCGGCGTGAAGAAAAATCCCGCTGCCGCACGCGACTGGTATCGCAAAGCGGCCAAGGCAGGCGACGTGGCGGGCTGCGCCAACCTCGCCATCTGCTATCGCGACGAAGGCAACTTCCGCTGGGCGCGCTTCTGGTTCGAGAAGGCCTATGCGCAGGGCGACGGCGATGCAGCGCTGGAACTGGGACGGCTCTTCCTGTGGGAAGGGCCGAACCAGAATCGGCACAAGGTGGTGGACTACCTGGGCAAGGCGGTGGCCTCGCAATCCATCACCCCGAACGGCCGCACGGAGGCAGGGGCGCTGCTGAAGTCGCTGGGCCTCATCAAGTGA
- a CDS encoding long-chain fatty acid--CoA ligase, with the protein MQQRPHYKFWPKRLPHSITVPATSLWHNLATSAARYPDKPALVFFGRVISYREFAAQAERLAGALHALGVKRGDRVILDMQNCPQLVIAHFAILRANAVVVPVNPMNRAEELKHYITDPDAKVAIITGDLAPELAKASNALPPEQRLAHMIVTQFTDAFDADASGDDAPAPAWKGWLTTRHPLPALEGGKVIAWTDALEAGHPPPEHVVGANDMALLPYTSGTTGLPKGCIHHHSSLMHNAVSGQMWGGSTSETVVLAVVPMFHITGVVSMMHTAILAAATLIIMPRWDRDVAGRLISRWKVTAWTNIPTMVIDLMASPNFASYDLSSMNYIGGGGAAMPQAVAQRLFEQYGLKYQEGYGLTETAAPSHTNPSDHPKQQCLGIPFMSTDARVVDPDTLKEMPIGESGEIIIHGPEVFQGYWKRPDATAAAFVEFEGKRFFRSGDMGRMDEDGYFFMTDRLKRMINASGFKVWPAEVELLMFRHPAIQEACVISTKDDYRGESVKAVVVLRTTHKDTTEQQIIDWCRENMAVYKIPRKVQFVDALPKSGSGKVMWRLLQEDENAAK; encoded by the coding sequence ATGCAACAACGCCCGCATTACAAGTTCTGGCCCAAACGCCTCCCGCATTCGATTACCGTCCCCGCCACATCTCTCTGGCACAACCTGGCCACCTCGGCCGCACGCTACCCTGACAAGCCCGCGCTCGTGTTCTTCGGCCGCGTCATCAGCTACCGCGAATTTGCCGCCCAGGCCGAGCGCCTGGCCGGTGCGCTGCACGCGCTGGGCGTGAAGCGCGGCGACCGCGTGATCCTGGACATGCAGAACTGCCCGCAGCTGGTGATCGCGCATTTCGCGATCCTGCGCGCCAATGCCGTCGTGGTGCCGGTCAACCCGATGAACCGGGCCGAGGAGCTCAAGCACTACATCACCGATCCCGACGCCAAGGTGGCCATCATCACCGGCGATCTGGCGCCCGAGCTGGCCAAGGCCAGCAACGCCTTGCCGCCCGAGCAGCGGCTCGCCCACATGATCGTGACCCAGTTCACCGACGCCTTCGACGCCGACGCCTCGGGCGACGACGCCCCGGCTCCCGCCTGGAAAGGCTGGCTCACCACCCGCCACCCGCTGCCCGCGCTGGAAGGCGGCAAGGTCATCGCCTGGACCGACGCGCTCGAGGCCGGCCATCCGCCGCCCGAGCACGTGGTGGGCGCCAACGACATGGCTCTGCTGCCCTACACCAGCGGCACCACCGGCCTTCCCAAGGGCTGCATCCACCACCATTCGAGCCTGATGCACAACGCGGTCTCCGGCCAGATGTGGGGCGGGTCGACCTCGGAGACGGTGGTGCTGGCCGTGGTGCCCATGTTCCACATCACCGGCGTGGTGAGCATGATGCACACGGCCATCCTCGCAGCGGCCACGCTGATCATCATGCCGCGCTGGGACCGCGACGTGGCCGGCCGGCTCATCTCTCGCTGGAAGGTCACGGCCTGGACCAACATCCCGACCATGGTCATCGACCTCATGGCCAGCCCCAACTTCGCGAGCTACGACCTGTCGAGCATGAACTACATCGGCGGTGGCGGCGCGGCCATGCCGCAGGCCGTGGCGCAGCGCCTGTTCGAGCAGTACGGGCTGAAGTACCAGGAGGGTTACGGCCTGACCGAGACCGCGGCGCCCTCGCACACCAACCCGTCGGACCACCCCAAGCAGCAGTGCCTGGGCATTCCGTTCATGAGCACCGACGCGCGCGTGGTCGACCCCGACACCCTGAAGGAAATGCCCATCGGAGAATCGGGCGAGATCATCATCCACGGCCCCGAGGTGTTCCAGGGCTACTGGAAGCGCCCCGATGCCACGGCCGCCGCATTCGTCGAGTTCGAAGGCAAGCGCTTCTTCCGCTCGGGCGACATGGGCCGCATGGACGAGGACGGCTACTTCTTCATGACCGACCGCCTCAAGCGGATGATCAACGCGAGCGGCTTCAAGGTGTGGCCGGCCGAGGTCGAGCTGCTGATGTTCCGCCACCCCGCGATCCAGGAGGCCTGCGTCATCTCGACCAAGGACGACTACCGCGGCGAATCGGTCAAGGCCGTAGTGGTGCTGCGCACCACGCACAAGGACACCACCGAGCAGCAGATCATCGACTGGTGCCGCGAGAACATGGCGGTCTACAAGATCCCGCGCAAGGTGCAGTTCGTCGATGCGTTGCCCAAGAGCGGCAGCGGGAAGGTGATGTGGCGGTTGCTGCAGGAGGACGAGAACGCGGCGAAGTGA